From Pseudomonas hefeiensis, one genomic window encodes:
- a CDS encoding lytic transglycosylase has protein sequence MATPRLSGIALMLTMLAVQADELPPPAYQLAAHDADIPSTVLFAIALQESGIRVRGRLLPWPWTLNIAGTPYRFATRQAACHALLQALARHDAKRVDAGLGQTNLGYHGQRFSSPCEALDPYRNLAVTAALLQEHHAATGDWVLTAGRYHRPAGGAPAARYRAGFSQRLEQLLISFEQGTPP, from the coding sequence ATGGCAACGCCTCGACTGAGTGGTATTGCGCTCATGCTAACAATGCTCGCCGTCCAGGCTGACGAACTTCCGCCTCCTGCCTACCAATTGGCGGCGCATGACGCCGACATCCCTTCTACGGTGCTGTTCGCGATTGCCCTGCAGGAGAGTGGTATCCGCGTCCGTGGTCGACTGCTGCCCTGGCCTTGGACCCTGAACATCGCCGGAACACCCTACCGCTTCGCCACTCGCCAGGCCGCCTGTCACGCCTTGCTTCAGGCTCTCGCCCGACATGACGCCAAGCGGGTCGATGCCGGTCTCGGGCAAACCAACCTGGGTTACCACGGACAACGTTTTTCCAGCCCTTGCGAAGCCCTTGATCCCTACCGAAATCTCGCCGTGACCGCCGCATTGCTGCAGGAGCATCACGCTGCCACCGGTGATTGGGTCTTGACTGCCGGGCGCTATCACCGTCCGGCAGGAGGCGCGCCGGCAGCACGCTACCGTGCTGGCTTTTCCCAGAGACTCGAACAGCTGCTGATTTCCTTTGAACAGGGCACACCACCATGA
- a CDS encoding integrating conjugative element protein, which produces MKRIPLTYYFTLLLAPFAQPELTVAGDQPSDFTRPHFQVARPSLNNKTQPDRTMHADLSTFADEAWILPVRSSHLSPGQITSRALNMPGLRPFFLVGEDPQSLTWLRQRAAELHEMGAAGLAVEVADTEALARIRTAAPNLTILPINGNDIATRLQIEHYPVLITATSLEQ; this is translated from the coding sequence ATGAAGCGAATCCCCCTTACCTACTATTTCACCCTGCTCCTGGCACCTTTCGCCCAGCCGGAACTGACCGTAGCCGGGGATCAGCCTAGCGACTTCACCCGACCCCATTTTCAAGTTGCCAGGCCGTCATTAAACAACAAGACCCAGCCTGATCGGACCATGCATGCGGACCTGTCCACGTTTGCCGATGAAGCCTGGATATTGCCCGTCCGCAGCTCTCACTTGAGCCCCGGTCAGATCACGTCTCGCGCCCTGAACATGCCGGGCTTGCGACCATTTTTCCTGGTCGGGGAGGATCCCCAGTCACTGACTTGGTTGCGTCAACGCGCGGCCGAACTGCACGAAATGGGCGCGGCCGGCCTCGCCGTCGAAGTGGCCGACACCGAAGCTTTGGCGCGGATTCGAACAGCCGCTCCGAACCTCACCATCCTGCCGATCAACGGTAACGACATCGCCACCCGCTTGCAGATCGAGCACTACCCCGTCTTGATCACTGCCACCTCACTGGAACAGTGA
- the traD gene encoding type IV conjugative transfer system coupling protein TraD, with the protein MAEHAMESKLRPAVELYTVAICIAAAMLCMSSPWAVALSPEIGQVAALAYALFGLIRLRQAWEVLRYRRNIRRLPRYELTSRQIPVSRKRLFMGRGFRWTRLHTQRLVEAQDPAVAHYVDQPTSYRLARGLERRLEHAPFPLSILARVTAWDSVFNPLRPLPPVGGSPLLHGVEPDETEVSLPLGERVGHTLVLGTTRVGKTRLAEVYITQDIHRVEHEVVIVFDPKGDADLLKRMYVEAKRAGREKEFYVFHLGWPEISARYNAVGRFGRISEVASRIAGQLSGEGNSAAFREFAWRFVNIIARALIELGRRPDYLQIQRHVVNIDALFIEYAQQFFAKIDPKAWEVIVQLEGKLTEKNIPRHMVGREKRVVAIEQYLAVKRVFDPVMDGLRSAVRYDRTYFDKIVASLLPLLEKLTTGKSAQLLAPNYTDLDDPRPIFDWMQIIRKRGIVYVGLDALTDAEVAAAVGNSMFADLVSVAGHIYKHGIDHGLPTSGSSSDKLPINLHADEFNELMGDEFIPLINKGGGAGIQVTAYTQTLSDIEARVGNRAKAGQIIGNFNTLQMLRVRETATAELLIQQLPKVSVLTKTLVSGATDTSDPEANTDFTSSSQDRVSSTSVPLIEPAHIVSLPKGQMFSFQAGGQLWKVRMPLPKSTNDDAMPKDLLELTQRMRAAYNEQAGQWWSASGGGPTINFDLDQVV; encoded by the coding sequence ATGGCCGAGCATGCGATGGAATCCAAGCTCCGGCCAGCGGTGGAGCTGTACACCGTAGCGATCTGCATCGCGGCCGCAATGCTGTGCATGTCCTCGCCCTGGGCCGTGGCCCTGTCACCCGAGATCGGGCAGGTTGCGGCGCTGGCCTATGCCCTGTTCGGCCTGATCCGCCTACGACAAGCCTGGGAGGTGTTGCGCTATCGACGCAATATCCGCCGGCTGCCCCGCTACGAACTGACCAGTCGGCAGATTCCGGTTAGCCGTAAGCGTTTGTTCATGGGTCGCGGCTTTCGCTGGACCCGTCTACACACCCAGCGCTTGGTCGAGGCCCAGGATCCGGCGGTCGCCCACTATGTCGACCAACCGACCAGCTACCGTCTGGCCCGTGGTCTCGAACGGCGCCTGGAGCATGCACCGTTTCCACTCTCGATACTGGCCCGTGTCACTGCCTGGGATAGCGTCTTCAATCCGTTGCGCCCTTTGCCCCCGGTCGGTGGCTCGCCGCTGTTGCATGGGGTTGAACCCGACGAAACGGAAGTCAGTCTGCCGCTGGGCGAACGGGTCGGACACACACTGGTGCTGGGCACGACCCGTGTCGGCAAGACCCGGCTCGCCGAGGTGTACATCACCCAGGACATTCACCGCGTCGAACACGAGGTCGTCATCGTCTTCGATCCGAAGGGCGATGCTGATTTGCTCAAGCGGATGTACGTCGAAGCCAAACGCGCCGGTCGGGAGAAGGAGTTCTACGTCTTCCATCTGGGCTGGCCAGAGATCTCTGCCCGCTACAACGCCGTGGGACGTTTCGGGCGCATTTCGGAGGTGGCATCGCGTATCGCCGGGCAGCTCAGCGGTGAAGGCAACTCCGCGGCCTTCCGCGAGTTCGCCTGGCGCTTCGTCAACATCATCGCCCGCGCCCTAATCGAGCTGGGCCGACGCCCGGACTACCTGCAGATCCAACGGCATGTGGTCAATATCGACGCACTGTTCATCGAATATGCCCAGCAGTTTTTCGCCAAGATCGATCCGAAAGCGTGGGAAGTGATCGTCCAGCTTGAAGGCAAACTCACCGAGAAGAACATTCCCCGGCATATGGTGGGGCGCGAAAAGCGTGTGGTGGCCATCGAGCAGTACCTGGCGGTGAAGCGGGTATTTGATCCGGTAATGGACGGACTGCGTTCGGCGGTACGATATGACCGTACTTACTTCGACAAAATCGTTGCCTCGCTACTGCCGCTGCTGGAGAAACTCACCACCGGCAAGTCCGCCCAGTTACTGGCCCCCAACTACACCGATTTAGATGACCCTCGGCCAATTTTCGACTGGATGCAGATCATCCGAAAACGCGGCATCGTCTACGTCGGTCTGGATGCACTGACCGACGCCGAGGTGGCCGCCGCTGTGGGCAACTCCATGTTCGCCGATTTGGTCTCGGTCGCGGGCCACATTTACAAGCATGGCATCGATCATGGCCTGCCTACATCGGGCAGCAGCAGTGACAAGCTGCCGATCAACCTGCACGCCGATGAGTTCAACGAGTTGATGGGCGATGAGTTCATCCCACTGATCAATAAAGGCGGTGGCGCAGGCATTCAGGTAACCGCCTACACCCAGACCCTTAGCGATATCGAAGCGCGCGTCGGCAACAGAGCCAAGGCAGGCCAGATCATCGGCAACTTTAACACTCTGCAGATGCTCCGCGTGCGCGAAACCGCTACTGCTGAACTGCTCATCCAGCAGTTGCCCAAGGTCAGCGTGCTGACCAAAACGCTGGTGTCGGGCGCCACCGACACCTCTGATCCGGAGGCCAATACGGACTTCACCTCCTCCTCGCAGGACCGGGTCAGCAGCACCAGCGTGCCGTTGATTGAGCCTGCTCATATTGTCAGTTTGCCGAAGGGGCAAATGTTCTCCTTCCAGGCCGGCGGGCAGCTCT